In one window of Prosthecobacter fusiformis DNA:
- the pgsA gene encoding CDP-diacylglycerol--glycerol-3-phosphate 3-phosphatidyltransferase: protein MNLPNQLTLARLVLTGFFVACFYLPWASSYSIAVIIFGIASYTDYLDGKIARDRNLVTNFGKLFDPLADKILIAAAFILLSVDKTIPSWITIAILSREFFVTGIRQIAAGQGAVLAAEKLGKHKMVWQIITVLYFMLSAASNEPLFGFLKPVFAPSTLHVWVGGFIIYFTTALTLVSGFSYFWKNRHLFNDA, encoded by the coding sequence ATGAACTTGCCCAATCAACTCACCCTCGCACGTCTGGTGCTTACCGGGTTTTTTGTGGCCTGTTTTTACCTTCCCTGGGCGAGTTCGTATTCCATCGCCGTCATCATCTTTGGCATCGCCAGCTACACGGATTACCTGGATGGCAAAATCGCCCGGGACCGGAATTTGGTGACAAATTTTGGCAAGCTGTTTGATCCGCTGGCGGACAAGATCCTCATCGCTGCCGCCTTCATCCTCCTCTCCGTGGATAAAACGATCCCCTCCTGGATCACTATCGCCATCCTGTCCCGTGAGTTTTTTGTGACGGGCATCCGCCAGATCGCTGCTGGCCAGGGAGCTGTGCTGGCGGCGGAAAAGCTGGGTAAACACAAGATGGTCTGGCAGATCATCACTGTGCTTTATTTCATGCTGAGTGCGGCCTCGAATGAGCCACTTTTTGGCTTCCTAAAACCCGTGTTTGCGCCCTCTACTCTCCACGTGTGGGTGGGAGGATTCATCATCTATTTCACGACCGCGCTGACCCTGGTCTCCGGCTTCAGTTACTTTTGGAAAAACCGGCACTTGTTTAACGATGCGTGA
- a CDS encoding type II toxin-antitoxin system RelE/ParE family toxin: MKRPELIWTADGEADLRKLYNWMEEHSEQAGDHFIVVVDSALELLRSFPEMAPMYEPPFRRLLIGKRDIGLFYAVEGRRIVVHAIAFLNGDSSQIQRRLGLWS; this comes from the coding sequence ATGAAGCGTCCAGAGCTGATTTGGACGGCTGATGGTGAGGCGGATCTTCGAAAGCTCTATAATTGGATGGAGGAACATTCAGAACAAGCTGGGGACCATTTTATTGTGGTGGTAGATAGCGCACTTGAATTGCTCCGCTCTTTCCCAGAAATGGCTCCAATGTATGAACCGCCATTCAGACGCTTGCTGATCGGTAAGCGAGATATTGGGCTGTTTTATGCCGTTGAAGGACGACGGATTGTGGTACATGCGATCGCGTTTCTAAATGGCGACAGTTCACAGATTCAGCGGCGGCTTGGATTGTGGTCTTGA
- a CDS encoding SDR family oxidoreductase, with translation MNNRTVIVTGGSRGYGAGIAEAFIKAGASVWITGRNEQVLNATAQRIGAHAFVADVADGAAWDRLMETVMKETGRLDVLVNNAGEGVKIGPVSALQDAHLVQSIASNLTGAMLGCARAAGIMQRQGSGLIVNIGSACSKHAWPGWSVYSAAKAGLLMFSKCLLTELRPHGIRVTSVLPSWGQTDFTDAAGLPPRDADILSRCISPADLGHVLVGLAEAPAHLVTEELTLWPMVQPMTQL, from the coding sequence ATGAACAACAGAACAGTCATCGTCACAGGCGGCTCTCGCGGTTACGGAGCCGGCATTGCAGAGGCATTTATAAAAGCAGGTGCAAGTGTGTGGATCACTGGACGCAATGAACAGGTGCTCAATGCAACGGCCCAGCGCATCGGCGCGCATGCCTTCGTCGCTGATGTGGCGGATGGCGCAGCCTGGGACCGTCTTATGGAAACGGTGATGAAGGAGACAGGTCGGCTGGATGTATTGGTGAACAACGCCGGGGAAGGGGTGAAGATCGGACCGGTGAGTGCTTTGCAGGATGCGCACCTCGTTCAATCCATCGCCAGCAATCTCACCGGGGCCATGCTGGGCTGTGCGCGGGCGGCGGGCATCATGCAGAGGCAGGGTAGCGGGCTGATCGTGAATATCGGCAGCGCCTGCTCGAAACATGCCTGGCCAGGATGGAGTGTGTATTCGGCAGCCAAGGCAGGATTGCTCATGTTTAGCAAATGCTTGCTGACCGAATTGCGCCCTCATGGGATCCGGGTGACCAGCGTACTGCCTTCCTGGGGGCAGACGGATTTCACGGATGCCGCAGGTCTGCCTCCCCGGGATGCGGACATTCTTTCACGCTGCATTTCCCCAGCAGATTTGGGGCACGTCCTTGTTGGTTTGGCTGAGGCTCCCGCGCACCTGGTCACTGAAGAACTCACCCTCTGGCCCATGGTGCAGCCCATGACACAACTATGA
- a CDS encoding SRPBCC family protein, with translation MHLREFRQSQVLPIPLEQAWAFFSNPANLNDITPPDMRFQTLGGDVSPVHPGQLIWYRLQLAPFIYRTWVTEIKHVVPGSYFLDEQRFGPYKLWHHRHSFRALSDTSTEMTDHVVYALPFWPFSEIVHALYVQPMHEKVFHYRQQELVKRFGS, from the coding sequence ATGCATCTCCGCGAATTCCGCCAGTCTCAGGTTCTGCCCATCCCGCTGGAGCAGGCCTGGGCTTTCTTTTCCAATCCAGCCAATCTCAATGACATCACCCCGCCGGACATGCGCTTCCAGACACTGGGCGGGGATGTCTCACCCGTGCATCCTGGGCAGCTCATCTGGTACCGTCTGCAACTGGCCCCCTTCATTTACCGCACCTGGGTGACGGAGATCAAGCACGTGGTCCCCGGCTCCTATTTCCTGGATGAGCAGCGCTTCGGTCCCTACAAGCTCTGGCATCATCGCCACAGTTTCCGCGCCCTTTCGGACACCAGCACGGAAATGACGGATCATGTGGTGTATGCGCTGCCCTTTTGGCCATTCAGTGAAATCGTCCATGCCCTTTATGTGCAGCCGATGCATGAAAAAGTGTTTCACTACCGCCAGCAGGAACTGGTAAAACGTTTTGGTTCCTGA
- a CDS encoding addiction module protein yields MVLESIPALTKLTSDERLILAAELWRENIVNEEGDTDPEMVQMLRERLEKYQTQPEAVSTWDDVKARLTAR; encoded by the coding sequence ATGGTCCTGGAATCCATCCCAGCTCTGACAAAATTGACTTCGGATGAACGCCTCATCCTCGCGGCGGAGCTATGGCGCGAAAACATTGTCAATGAAGAAGGCGATACGGACCCTGAAATGGTGCAGATGCTTCGCGAGCGCCTTGAAAAATACCAGACACAGCCAGAGGCTGTTTCCACCTGGGATGACGTTAAAGCCCGGCTTACCGCCCGATGA
- a CDS encoding IclR family transcriptional regulator, with protein sequence MKYKKPTPDTPSLERYRVPILDRTLDLLELLVQEPGGLTLTAMTEKLKMPKNSVFRIATTLTLRGYAMRDVRTKSYRASRKLLSLGHAAMGGESLLQAAWPVLTALRDETGETALIGSLSGHQGVVLDQSVSLHPVKVVVEVGHAFPLHTAAPAKAMLAFLEKPACDLLIQQIRFQKKTPRTLTSARAFRAELSRVKTQGFALDQAEESESFTCAAAPVFDHHGQPVAALWISGPVDRLPIHSLAKYGCIVQRHADSLSQKLGWPGR encoded by the coding sequence ATGAAATATAAAAAACCCACCCCAGACACGCCCTCCCTAGAGCGCTATCGGGTGCCCATCCTGGACCGGACTTTGGACTTGCTGGAGCTACTGGTGCAAGAGCCGGGCGGGCTCACTCTCACGGCGATGACGGAGAAGCTCAAAATGCCTAAAAACTCTGTCTTCCGCATTGCCACCACGCTGACGCTGCGCGGGTATGCCATGAGGGATGTGAGGACCAAGAGCTACCGCGCCAGCCGCAAGCTGCTGAGCCTGGGCCATGCGGCCATGGGCGGTGAGAGCCTACTGCAAGCGGCGTGGCCCGTGCTCACGGCGCTGCGGGATGAGACGGGAGAAACAGCACTCATCGGCAGCCTGTCCGGTCACCAGGGTGTGGTCCTCGATCAGTCTGTTTCGCTTCATCCGGTCAAGGTCGTGGTGGAGGTGGGCCATGCCTTTCCCCTGCACACAGCCGCCCCAGCGAAGGCAATGCTCGCCTTTTTGGAAAAACCCGCCTGCGACCTGCTCATCCAGCAGATTCGCTTTCAGAAAAAAACGCCTCGCACCCTTACCTCCGCCCGCGCATTTCGCGCAGAGCTAAGCCGCGTCAAAACCCAGGGTTTCGCCCTGGATCAGGCGGAGGAGAGCGAGAGCTTCACCTGTGCAGCAGCCCCTGTTTTTGATCATCACGGTCAGCCCGTGGCGGCGCTATGGATTTCAGGACCCGTGGACCGCCTGCCCATCCATTCCCTAGCCAAGTACGGCTGTATTGTTCAGCGGCATGCTGATAGCCTGTCTCAAAAACTGGGTTGGCCTGGGCGCTAA
- a CDS encoding FAD-dependent oxidoreductase yields MKSFLFTLLLLSGVARSEVIQTDLLIVGGNESACAAAVQAARLGVKKIVLVNDIQWLGGQFSAEGVGCLDEWTTVGGKRVNFPRSGLFAEVVQRIRAHNSATYGKATPGNAYCGTDTIEPAAAAGIFEDLLRPYVESGVLRIERDWEPVKVSVIDGKVTGVDFQHTQGKPESLTVNARLTMDASDWGDVIRLSGARYGAGPDLRSRFHEPSAPEAYDEAGRQEMNPLSWCVVLREAGKASVIPPPATYDARSFAAVDKTRPWVDSDMSAGIYASSGWSIYTHRRLVDRWHNGFAPGTEATFLNWPVQDYPLCQLPQPVVEALEKTEVGASKKNIVDLTPAQRRIIFTDAKAHALSFLHHLQTKVHERVGDFPQSFRYMELTDEFGTPDRLPPKPYIREGLRLEALAMLNENHIRADSKEPKWANVLAVDSILGFQFNIDFHPTRRKFLTEDRNGPWQYVHTESRGWHTDTDRATFPLRGLVPVEMNGLLGAGKNIGVSSVVQSALRLHNQMMLIGQASATLAWMSLREESQPRQVVASMPLVRELQQKLVRGHGGPGVLIFPWQDVLPEDAHFEAANLLAVRLIWLPETDSVFFQPTKIVTRRELAGILARLYRATRQPKDQFQRKDANFLDVPAADTDRADIKALVSLDEGGPQKASLDPDGKVTWSTLHRWLTALGLPASPGLLDKDRGAHLLTRAECAQHLWRALSLSEEWFPDTSPAADPEDMLPFDQENDNVPDRLQPPR; encoded by the coding sequence ATGAAATCTTTCCTTTTTACTCTTCTGCTGCTTTCCGGTGTGGCCCGCTCGGAGGTCATCCAAACGGATCTGCTCATCGTCGGTGGCAATGAATCTGCCTGTGCAGCGGCTGTGCAGGCAGCTCGGCTGGGGGTGAAGAAGATCGTGTTAGTGAATGACATCCAGTGGCTGGGCGGGCAGTTCAGTGCCGAGGGAGTAGGCTGTCTGGATGAATGGACCACCGTGGGCGGCAAGCGCGTGAATTTTCCCCGCAGTGGCCTGTTCGCTGAAGTGGTGCAGCGCATCCGGGCACACAATTCCGCCACCTATGGCAAGGCCACCCCCGGCAATGCCTACTGCGGTACGGACACGATTGAACCTGCGGCGGCGGCTGGAATTTTTGAGGATCTGTTGAGGCCGTATGTGGAGAGCGGAGTATTGCGGATCGAGCGCGACTGGGAGCCGGTGAAGGTGAGTGTCATCGACGGAAAGGTGACGGGTGTGGACTTTCAGCATACCCAGGGCAAGCCGGAATCCCTGACCGTGAACGCACGCCTAACCATGGATGCTTCTGACTGGGGCGATGTCATCCGCCTCAGCGGAGCGCGTTACGGGGCCGGGCCGGACCTCCGATCACGTTTTCATGAACCTAGCGCACCGGAGGCTTATGATGAAGCCGGCCGACAAGAGATGAATCCGCTCTCCTGGTGCGTGGTTTTGCGAGAGGCAGGCAAGGCCAGTGTCATCCCACCCCCTGCCACTTATGATGCGCGTTCGTTCGCCGCCGTGGACAAAACACGTCCCTGGGTGGATAGCGACATGAGCGCAGGCATTTACGCCAGCAGCGGCTGGAGCATTTATACCCATCGCAGGTTGGTGGACCGCTGGCACAACGGTTTCGCCCCCGGAACGGAGGCCACGTTTTTAAACTGGCCGGTACAAGACTATCCGTTATGCCAGCTTCCGCAGCCCGTGGTGGAGGCGCTGGAAAAGACCGAAGTCGGTGCATCGAAGAAAAACATCGTGGACCTCACACCTGCACAACGGCGGATCATCTTCACTGATGCCAAAGCCCATGCGCTTAGCTTTCTGCATCATCTGCAGACGAAGGTGCATGAGCGTGTGGGGGATTTTCCCCAGTCTTTCCGCTACATGGAGCTGACGGATGAATTTGGCACCCCCGACCGGCTGCCGCCGAAACCCTACATCCGCGAGGGGTTGCGACTGGAAGCCCTGGCAATGCTGAACGAAAACCACATCCGCGCCGATTCGAAAGAGCCCAAATGGGCCAATGTGCTGGCAGTAGATTCCATCCTGGGTTTTCAGTTCAACATTGATTTCCACCCCACCCGCCGGAAGTTTCTCACAGAAGACCGCAACGGTCCCTGGCAGTATGTGCACACGGAGTCCCGTGGCTGGCACACGGATACGGACCGGGCCACCTTTCCGCTGCGCGGCCTGGTGCCGGTGGAGATGAATGGTTTGTTAGGCGCAGGGAAAAACATCGGCGTCAGCAGCGTGGTGCAGTCGGCCCTGCGCCTGCATAACCAGATGATGCTTATCGGCCAGGCCAGCGCCACCCTGGCCTGGATGTCCCTGCGGGAGGAAAGCCAGCCACGCCAGGTGGTAGCCTCCATGCCGCTGGTGCGTGAGCTTCAGCAAAAACTGGTACGCGGTCACGGTGGGCCAGGTGTGCTCATATTCCCGTGGCAGGATGTACTGCCGGAGGATGCCCATTTTGAAGCGGCCAACTTGCTCGCCGTGCGGCTCATCTGGTTGCCGGAGACGGACAGCGTGTTTTTTCAGCCCACGAAAATTGTCACCCGTCGTGAACTGGCCGGCATTCTGGCCCGGCTGTATCGGGCCACACGGCAGCCGAAAGACCAGTTTCAAAGAAAAGATGCAAATTTCCTCGATGTGCCAGCCGCTGACACGGACCGCGCTGATATCAAGGCACTTGTATCCTTAGATGAGGGTGGTCCTCAAAAGGCCTCCTTGGATCCTGACGGAAAGGTCACCTGGAGCACGCTGCATCGCTGGCTCACCGCGCTGGGGCTGCCTGCATCGCCAGGACTGCTGGACAAAGATCGCGGGGCCCACCTGCTGACGCGTGCGGAATGTGCCCAGCATCTCTGGCGCGCGCTTTCTCTCAGTGAAGAATGGTTTCCTGATACCAGTCCCGCAGCCGATCCTGAGGACATGCTGCCCTTTGATCAGGAGAATGACAATGTCCCCGACCGCCTACAGCCTCCGCGTTAA
- a CDS encoding RNA polymerase sigma factor yields MTAPEDDEDRHLMIALAGGNDPALNVLMRRWNVRLTSYLDRLCGSHATACDLAQETFVRVYKHRHRFRTAQKFSTWLFAIATNLARNHARWQKRHPVTLLEPEQVSDLPLPCGQPCPSGHMEQEERAEAVRAAILKLPPEQKETLILSTYEGMTHSEIATIMETSEKVVEMRLYRARKQLKELLQPWLKNV; encoded by the coding sequence ATGACTGCCCCCGAGGACGACGAGGACAGACATCTCATGATCGCGCTGGCCGGGGGGAACGACCCGGCGCTAAACGTCCTGATGCGGCGGTGGAACGTGCGCCTGACCAGTTATCTGGATCGTCTATGCGGCAGTCATGCGACGGCGTGTGATCTGGCGCAGGAGACTTTTGTGCGCGTTTATAAACACCGGCACCGCTTCCGCACGGCCCAAAAATTTTCCACGTGGCTCTTCGCCATCGCCACGAATCTGGCCCGAAACCACGCACGCTGGCAAAAGCGCCATCCGGTGACCCTCCTGGAGCCTGAGCAGGTCTCTGACTTGCCACTACCATGTGGACAGCCCTGCCCGAGCGGCCATATGGAACAGGAGGAACGTGCGGAGGCCGTGCGCGCGGCCATTTTAAAACTGCCCCCGGAACAAAAGGAAACGCTAATCCTGTCCACCTACGAAGGTATGACCCATTCGGAGATCGCCACCATTATGGAGACGTCAGAAAAGGTGGTGGAAATGCGGCTCTACCGGGCAAGGAAGCAATTGAAGGAACTCCTGCAACCCTGGCTGAAAAATGTATGA
- a CDS encoding CPXCG motif-containing cysteine-rich protein, producing MNTVPVTCPSCFEEFEVPAPFVTETPCDVDYDCEVCCRPMRISFDDEDGEVVGLAYGLND from the coding sequence ATGAATACTGTTCCTGTCACCTGCCCCTCCTGCTTTGAGGAGTTCGAAGTCCCCGCCCCCTTCGTCACGGAGACGCCTTGCGATGTGGACTATGATTGCGAAGTCTGCTGCCGCCCCATGCGCATTTCCTTTGATGATGAGGATGGGGAAGTAGTGGGCCTGGCATACGGCCTTAACGATTGA
- a CDS encoding RidA family protein gives MSAEAQLLALDLTLPPAPPKGGIYKPVVIVGNVAYVSGHGPYLADGGMTRGRVGEDLDLAEAHEAARQTGLAMLATLKKELGSLDRVKRVVKLLGMVNSTPEFSDHPKVINGCSELFAQIWGEENGIGARSAVGMGSLPGQIAVEIEGIFELHP, from the coding sequence ATGTCCGCCGAAGCCCAACTATTAGCCCTGGATCTCACGCTGCCTCCTGCCCCGCCCAAGGGAGGTATTTACAAGCCGGTCGTCATCGTGGGAAACGTGGCGTACGTTTCTGGCCACGGCCCTTACCTGGCGGATGGAGGAATGACGCGAGGCCGGGTGGGTGAAGACCTGGATCTGGCCGAGGCACATGAAGCCGCCAGGCAAACGGGACTGGCCATGCTGGCGACCCTGAAGAAGGAGCTGGGCAGCCTGGACCGTGTCAAACGTGTGGTGAAACTGCTGGGCATGGTGAATTCGACACCCGAATTTTCGGACCATCCCAAGGTGATCAATGGATGCAGCGAACTTTTTGCGCAGATCTGGGGTGAAGAAAATGGCATCGGTGCGCGCAGTGCTGTCGGCATGGGGTCATTGCCGGGGCAGATTGCAGTGGAGATCGAAGGTATCTTTGAGCTGCATCCGTAA